A single region of the Anomaloglossus baeobatrachus isolate aAnoBae1 chromosome 2, aAnoBae1.hap1, whole genome shotgun sequence genome encodes:
- the LOC142290421 gene encoding uncharacterized protein LOC142290421, which produces MADRELLAVLAARLQSGDPHFREHLLNIIGGEEQETVQQGSAVITTPPPPSAEFYSRAAPGTGSPVQGAGERRYRRRDRSRSRSRATARDRTPASNCRRCSSHRSRSSRGSSRSRRSRSSRWRSPSSSSASSAGSVRKGRHRSSMSASGPFREASQASAVPLSLHGPTPVPASRDGVPQFDAGSMQCGQTLPPVGVGLGNEGMMSLVRASVAESTWNSYGKAWREWCVMAGENPEVLPPARLRELVVGFLLHLREKGVPYSSAVKKVSGISFHLRLRGMTDVTKIFLVQQALKGWRKQHVRRENRRPVSYELMGQLIGALGSVCTDPFEVSLFSAAFCLAFFGALRIGELVSVSKLRPGGLLHNDVVLSNGTVQMRIRRSKTDQGGLGSWVVLQPVQGHTCPLRIITEYLACRTEGQVFLSHIDGSPLTRFQFISVLRKCLAVVGVPPGDFGTHSFRIGAATEASRAGLSIGKVKQIGRWKSDCVNSYVRPELLI; this is translated from the exons GAGCAAGAAACTGTACAGCAGGGGTCCGCAGTGATAACTACTCCACCCCCCCCATCGGCCGAGTTTTACAGCAGAGCAGCCCCAGGCACGGGGTCTCCGGTTCAAGGTGCAGGGGAGCGGAGGTACCGCAGGAGGGATCGCTCCAGGTCTCGCTCTCGCGCCACGGCTCGGGACAGGACACCGGCGTCAAACTGCAGGCGCTGCAGCAGTCACAGATCTAGATCATCAAGAGGAAGCAGCAGGTCCCGTCGCTCACGTTCGTCGAGGTGGAGGTCGCCTTCAAGCAGCTCCGCTAGCTCCGCAGGGTCGGTGCGGAAAGGAAGACACAGGTCGTCGATGTCGGCCAGTGGGCCGTTCCGCGAGGCATCACAAGCCAGCGCGGTGCCGCTTTCCCTGCATGGGCCCACGCCGGTTCCAGCGTCTAGAGATG GAGTTCCACAGTTTGATGCCGGAAGCATGCAGTGTGGGCAAACCCTGCCCCCAGTTGGTGTGGGACTTGGTAACGAAGGAATGATGTCCCTGGTCAGAGCGTCAGTTGCAGAATCCACCTGGAACTCGTATGGTAAGGCGTGGAGGGAGTGGTGTGTCATGGCGGGGGAGAACCCCGAGGTCCTCCCCCCGGCTCGGCTCCGCGAGCTTGTGGTGGGTTTTTTGCTTCATCTCCGGGAAAAAGGTGTTCCATACTCGTCGGCGGTTAAAAAGGTGTCGGGTATTAGCTTTCACCTACGGCTGAGGGGAATGACGGATGTAACAAAGATCTTTCTCGTGCAGCAGGCACTAAAGGGTTGGAGGAAGCAGCATGTGCGGCGTGAGAATCGACGGCCGGTGTCGTATGAGCTGATGGGTCAATTGATCGGGGCTTTGGGATCTGTGTGCACGGACCCTTTTGAAGTGTCGCTTTTTAGTGCGGCTTTTTGTTTAGCCTTTTTTGGCGCGCTGCGGATAGGGGAGTTGGTATCAGTCTCAAAATTGCGTCCTGGTGGCCTTTTGCACAATGACGTAGTTTTAAGCAATGGCACGGTTCAGATGAGAATTCGGCGTTCGAAGACAGACCAAGGAGGCCTGGGTTCTTGGGTAGTTTTGCAACCAGTACAGGGGCATACGTGCCCACTGAGAATAATCACGGAATATTTAGCATGTCGAACTGAGGGTCAGGTCTTTTTATCCCATATTGATGGGTCCCCTTTAACGCGTTTTCAATTCATTTCGGTTTTGCGGAAATGTTTAGCGGTTGTTGGGGTTCCACCAGGAGATTTCGGGACTCATTCATTCAGAATTGGAGCAGCGACAGAAGCGTCCAGAGCAGGGTTGTCGATAGGTAAAGTGAAGCAGATTGGCAGGTGGAAATCGGACTGTGTAAATAGTTATGTTCGTCCGGAACTTTTGATCTAA